A stretch of Aristophania vespae DNA encodes these proteins:
- a CDS encoding phosphoglycerate kinase: MAFRTLDTIEARGKRVLLRADLNVPVHNGAITDTTRIERVVPTIRELAQKGAKVIVLSHFARPKGKVVPDMSLEPVSAALSKLLAQPVTFVHDCVGPQVTEAVQSMQDGDVLLLENTRFHAGEEANDAAFAKALAENGDLYVDDAFSAAHRAHASTEGVAKILPSFAGRLMEAELGALTAALETPERPVGAIIGGSKISTKLDLIGNVLEKVDVLFIGGAMANTFLAAQGCNVGKSLQEADMHDTALQIAKHAKEKGCDIVLPVDAVVAREFKENAETWVYPIDQIPDDVMILDVGPKTVALMEQRLGQLKTLVWNGPLGAFEIAPFDRGTNEVAQAAGKLTKEGKLRTVAGGGDTVSALKHAGVSQDMSYISTAGGAFLEWLEGKILPGIEVLRTAGQQLGLG; encoded by the coding sequence ATGGCGTTTCGCACGCTTGATACTATAGAAGCACGCGGCAAACGTGTGCTTCTACGTGCTGATCTCAATGTGCCTGTGCATAATGGGGCCATCACAGATACGACGCGGATTGAGCGTGTTGTTCCGACAATCCGTGAATTAGCTCAAAAAGGTGCCAAGGTTATTGTTCTGAGCCACTTTGCCCGCCCAAAAGGCAAAGTTGTTCCTGATATGTCCTTGGAGCCAGTAAGCGCAGCCTTATCCAAACTCCTGGCTCAGCCTGTCACATTCGTACATGATTGTGTCGGTCCTCAAGTTACAGAGGCTGTGCAGTCCATGCAGGATGGGGATGTTCTTCTGCTTGAAAATACACGTTTTCATGCAGGGGAAGAGGCTAATGACGCGGCTTTTGCAAAAGCTCTTGCCGAAAATGGTGATCTCTATGTTGATGATGCCTTTTCGGCAGCTCATAGAGCCCATGCCTCGACCGAAGGCGTTGCAAAAATCCTGCCTTCTTTCGCAGGTCGCCTCATGGAAGCTGAGCTTGGTGCCCTAACAGCGGCTTTAGAGACTCCAGAGCGTCCCGTAGGGGCGATTATTGGTGGTTCTAAAATCTCTACCAAGCTTGATCTGATTGGTAATGTCCTTGAAAAAGTCGATGTTCTTTTCATCGGCGGCGCCATGGCCAATACATTTCTGGCAGCTCAGGGCTGTAATGTCGGCAAATCTCTGCAAGAGGCAGATATGCATGACACGGCTCTCCAAATTGCCAAACATGCAAAAGAGAAGGGCTGTGATATTGTCCTTCCTGTAGATGCTGTTGTGGCACGTGAATTCAAAGAGAATGCTGAAACATGGGTCTATCCTATTGATCAGATTCCTGATGATGTCATGATTTTGGATGTCGGACCAAAGACAGTTGCTCTTATGGAGCAGCGTTTAGGACAGCTAAAAACTTTAGTGTGGAATGGTCCTTTAGGCGCATTTGAAATTGCACCTTTTGATCGTGGCACAAATGAAGTTGCACAAGCTGCTGGCAAGCTGACAAAAGAAGGTAAACTGAGAACAGTTGCAGGGGGCGGTGACACAGTTTCGGCTCTCAAACATGCAGGTGTTTCGCAGGATATGAGTTACATCTCTACTGCAGGCGGTGCTTTCCTAGAGTGGTTAGAAGGTAAAATTCTTCCAGGAATTGAAGTTCTTCGCACTGCGGGGCAACAGCTTGGTTTAGGCTAA
- the rpoH gene encoding RNA polymerase sigma factor RpoH produces MNSPVAIPNIGPESNLTRYLQEIRRFPMLTADEELTLSRRLRDNDDTKAAHRLITSHLRLVAKIAMSYRGYGLPLNELISEGNIGMMQAVRRFDPERGFRLATYAMWWIRAAMQEYILHSWSLVKMGTTAAQKKLFFNLRRLKGQMQAFEEGDLKPEQVSKIAQTLDVPEQDVISMNQRLSSSDHSLNAPLRMDGEGEWQDWLVDEQESQEDILAESEELNGRKALLSEAMQTLNERERHIITERRLNEETSTLEELSHHYNVSRERIRQIEARAMEKLQKAMAEAVERRRKDQGLED; encoded by the coding sequence ATGAATTCTCCTGTTGCCATTCCCAACATTGGTCCTGAAAGCAACCTAACGCGGTATTTACAGGAAATTCGCCGCTTCCCCATGCTTACGGCTGATGAAGAACTCACTCTTTCCCGGCGGTTAAGAGACAATGATGATACAAAGGCGGCCCACCGTCTCATCACATCTCACCTTCGTCTGGTTGCAAAGATTGCCATGAGCTACCGTGGCTACGGTCTGCCTCTTAATGAGCTGATTAGCGAAGGTAATATTGGCATGATGCAGGCTGTTCGCCGCTTTGATCCTGAACGGGGTTTCCGTTTAGCGACTTATGCAATGTGGTGGATCCGCGCTGCTATGCAAGAATATATTCTACATAGCTGGTCTCTTGTTAAAATGGGGACGACTGCCGCACAGAAAAAACTTTTCTTTAATCTTCGTCGCCTTAAAGGTCAGATGCAAGCTTTTGAGGAAGGTGATCTAAAACCAGAGCAGGTTAGCAAAATAGCGCAGACTCTGGATGTGCCTGAGCAAGATGTGATTTCTATGAATCAACGTCTTTCTTCCTCTGACCACAGCCTTAACGCTCCCTTACGTATGGATGGTGAAGGGGAATGGCAGGACTGGCTTGTTGATGAGCAAGAAAGCCAAGAAGATATTTTGGCTGAGTCAGAAGAGCTTAATGGCCGCAAAGCCCTCTTATCTGAGGCTATGCAAACACTCAATGAGCGTGAACGCCATATCATTACCGAACGCCGTTTGAATGAAGAGACCTCCACTTTAGAGGAACTATCTCATCATTATAACGTCTCACGTGAGCGCATTCGTCAAATTGAGGCTCGTGCCATGGAGAAGTTACAAAAAGCTATGGCAGAAGCTGTTGAGCGGCGCCGTAAAGATCAAGGACTTGAAGATTAA